A single window of Fischerella sp. PCC 9605 DNA harbors:
- the clpS gene encoding ATP-dependent Clp protease adapter ClpS, whose protein sequence is MSVETLEKRSTSRKLAPQYRVLLHNDDYNAMEYVVQVLLTTVPSLTQPQAVSIMMEAHTNGIALVITCAQEHAEFYCETLKKHGLTSTIEPDE, encoded by the coding sequence GTGTCAGTCGAAACCCTAGAGAAGCGTTCAACATCCAGAAAACTAGCGCCTCAGTATCGCGTTTTGCTCCATAACGACGACTACAACGCTATGGAGTATGTAGTGCAGGTTCTATTGACCACAGTGCCGAGTCTAACCCAACCTCAGGCTGTCAGCATTATGATGGAAGCCCATACTAACGGCATTGCATTAGTTATTACCTGCGCTCAAGAACATGCTGAGTTTTATTGCGAAACTTTGAAAAAACATGGTTTGACTAGCACAATCGAACCAGACGAATAA
- a CDS encoding DICT sensory domain-containing protein, with amino-acid sequence MLEGSILQQLEIAHRNSKRPIRFGVYYKNTLVALCHALEDHILNDVTSPLVITAFEQGKWYLQEAERYADIAKKSCQVAIMATPDTGWAEHPTSQLPNVNLVALDPTDPVSREWHLIILSPKYTAMVICQELSEADYGSSGLPGSDLERKFYGLWTFEPELVKETAALAIAHIKRYNPELAAQLTAYQDSIQPSLATPEQLSAVVSRVVDYLQTGQVNISVDTATRQQALDRNLVSNEIQAFLRMAQIMDAADITNPMAATEVVALAEIIGQLLDLPAWQIKRLRLAGLLHRIDPLQRVESVLTPGTSSRYQEEAPSCPLTCPLVPGAQVLRTMPRLRAVAQIITHQTEWWDGTGEPAGLTGDEIPLESRILALVADFQWRVNQKKSTQLSREEIFAQALEECRQQQSRRFDPKLIDTLTLLVMGLQQGIELPLMTPKVSAGMWLLDSRLDSESKTIVDLNQNLRTR; translated from the coding sequence AAGGCTCCATACTCCAACAACTGGAAATTGCTCATCGCAATAGCAAAAGACCGATTAGATTCGGAGTTTATTACAAAAACACCCTGGTTGCCCTGTGTCATGCTTTAGAAGACCATATATTAAACGATGTCACCTCGCCCTTGGTCATTACTGCCTTTGAGCAGGGGAAATGGTATCTTCAAGAAGCAGAAAGATACGCAGACATTGCCAAAAAATCTTGTCAAGTAGCCATCATGGCAACTCCAGATACTGGCTGGGCAGAACATCCCACCAGCCAATTACCTAATGTTAATTTAGTTGCCTTAGATCCAACCGATCCAGTGTCACGGGAATGGCACTTGATCATTTTGTCGCCAAAATACACGGCAATGGTAATTTGTCAAGAGCTATCAGAAGCTGATTATGGTTCTTCTGGACTGCCTGGATCGGACTTAGAAAGAAAGTTTTATGGCTTGTGGACGTTTGAACCAGAGTTAGTCAAAGAAACAGCCGCGTTGGCGATCGCTCACATTAAACGCTACAACCCGGAACTAGCCGCACAACTCACTGCTTATCAAGACTCAATTCAGCCTAGTCTGGCCACACCAGAACAATTAAGCGCGGTAGTTTCTCGTGTAGTCGATTACCTCCAAACCGGGCAGGTAAACATATCCGTAGACACAGCTACACGCCAGCAAGCCTTGGATCGTAACTTAGTCTCCAACGAAATCCAGGCCTTTTTGCGAATGGCACAAATTATGGATGCTGCCGATATTACCAATCCAATGGCAGCCACAGAAGTCGTGGCACTGGCGGAAATAATCGGGCAGTTATTAGATTTACCCGCATGGCAGATTAAAAGATTGCGCCTTGCTGGTTTGCTACATCGCATAGATCCATTGCAAAGGGTAGAAAGTGTCTTGACTCCTGGCACATCAAGCCGCTACCAAGAAGAAGCACCTAGCTGTCCTCTAACTTGCCCGTTAGTACCGGGGGCGCAAGTGCTGCGAACCATGCCGCGACTGCGGGCGGTGGCACAAATTATCACTCATCAAACTGAGTGGTGGGATGGGACTGGTGAACCTGCGGGATTAACTGGCGATGAAATTCCTCTGGAGTCGAGGATTTTAGCGTTAGTGGCTGATTTTCAGTGGCGAGTAAATCAGAAAAAATCAACACAGTTGAGTAGGGAAGAAATATTTGCTCAAGCTTTAGAAGAATGCAGACAACAACAATCACGGCGTTTTGATCCTAAACTGATAGATACCCTGACGCTGTTAGTCATGGGTTTGCAGCAAGGAATTGAATTGCCCCTGATGACACCTAAAGTCAGTGCTGGTATGTGGTTGTTGGATTCTCGACTAGACAGCGAAAGCAAGACTATAGTTGATTTGAATCAAAACTTGCGTACAAGATAA
- a CDS encoding class I SAM-dependent methyltransferase produces MAYLRLNLGCGARHLDDYLNVDKFGKPDLRLDLETFPYPWDDNSVAEIEMCHVLEHLGQQTEVYLKIIQELYRICKPGAKVHIVVPHHRSDRFFHDPTHVRAITPVGLSMFSKRLNQEWQANGKAFTLLGLYLNVDFELMHVSYTPSEIWCERYPENAFDMELLLKESAIYNNLIKDVDITLMAVK; encoded by the coding sequence ATGGCGTACTTACGATTGAATCTTGGTTGTGGCGCAAGACATCTTGATGACTACCTTAATGTTGATAAATTTGGTAAGCCTGACTTACGACTTGATTTAGAAACGTTTCCCTATCCTTGGGATGATAACAGTGTCGCTGAAATCGAGATGTGCCACGTACTTGAACATCTTGGGCAGCAGACAGAAGTTTACTTGAAAATCATCCAAGAACTTTACCGCATTTGCAAACCAGGGGCGAAGGTGCATATTGTAGTTCCTCATCATCGCAGCGATCGCTTTTTCCACGATCCTACTCATGTTCGTGCTATTACACCTGTAGGCTTAAGTATGTTCTCCAAACGGCTTAACCAAGAATGGCAAGCGAATGGAAAAGCCTTTACTTTACTCGGACTATATCTTAATGTTGACTTTGAGTTGATGCACGTGTCATATACACCTAGTGAAATTTGGTGTGAACGGTATCCTGAGAATGCGTTTGACATGGAGCTACTACTGAAAGAGAGTGCAATTTACAACAACTTGATTAAGGATGTAGATATAACTTTGATGGCAGTTAAGTAG
- a CDS encoding pentapeptide repeat-containing protein translates to MNTEAIKSGKLKHLAGANLEDEDLSNLDLNRINFAGATLVGANLAGSKLEGGHLEGANLMGANLQETDLRANLMGANLMQVDLTGADLRGSNLRGANLMGARLSEVSFAGAFLSGANLMNVNLQGVDFRGADLRGANLTGANLKGADLSSADLQGALLSEANLEEADLRGANLAGANLTGANLLCAELEGANLSGVNLERACLVGTMAEMGG, encoded by the coding sequence ATGAACACAGAAGCTATTAAATCAGGAAAGCTCAAACACTTAGCAGGGGCAAATTTAGAAGATGAGGATTTATCAAACCTTGATTTAAACCGCATTAATTTTGCTGGTGCTACCCTTGTTGGTGCAAATCTCGCTGGTTCTAAACTCGAAGGTGGACATTTAGAAGGTGCGAATTTGATGGGGGCGAACCTGCAAGAAACCGACTTGCGGGCAAACCTGATGGGTGCGAATTTAATGCAAGTAGATTTAACAGGTGCTGACTTGCGAGGTAGCAATTTGCGCGGTGCTAACTTGATGGGGGCAAGGCTAAGTGAAGTATCGTTTGCTGGTGCTTTCTTGAGTGGTGCTAATTTGATGAATGTCAACTTGCAAGGAGTTGACTTTCGAGGTGCTGACTTACGCGGTGCAAACCTGACAGGGGCAAATCTCAAAGGTGCAGACTTGAGTAGTGCAGACTTACAAGGCGCTTTATTGAGTGAAGCGAACTTAGAAGAAGCAGACTTGCGGGGGGCAAATCTGGCAGGGGCGAATTTGACGGGTGCGAATTTGCTATGTGCAGAGTTAGAAGGGGCAAATTTAAGCGGAGTGAATTTAGAAAGGGCGTGTTTGGTAGGGACAATGGCTGAGATGGGTGGGTGA
- a CDS encoding CPBP family intramembrane glutamic endopeptidase, protein MKINIALLAQHPVPIRLGYFILALSLLWLPFAAPIYLLVHDANLVSIVTMVLLYGEFIFLLRIWGKQVYKQPQLLRHYGLEFSRKNGVELLRGLVIGLISVLILFGLEGLLGWLVWQQPKVFLLRVVLEGSLTGLGIGFAEELLFRGWLLDELQRDYTPRVALWADAIIFAALHFIKPLEAIIRTLPQFPALVILGLTQVWAKRWRRGRLGLPIGLHGGIVWGYYIINIGELTEYTGRVPDWVTGIDKNPLMGVMGWLLMGVMALWMRSKQLKIKN, encoded by the coding sequence ATGAAAATAAACATTGCCCTTTTAGCCCAGCATCCTGTACCCATCAGGCTGGGTTACTTTATTTTAGCTCTATCGTTGCTGTGGTTGCCCTTTGCTGCACCAATATATTTACTAGTGCACGATGCAAACTTAGTTAGTATTGTGACAATGGTGCTGCTGTATGGAGAATTTATTTTTCTACTGAGAATATGGGGCAAGCAAGTCTACAAGCAACCCCAACTGCTGCGGCATTATGGTTTAGAGTTTAGCCGCAAAAACGGAGTCGAACTACTGCGGGGTTTGGTGATTGGACTAATTAGTGTTTTGATTTTATTTGGTTTAGAAGGATTACTGGGTTGGTTGGTATGGCAACAGCCCAAAGTTTTTTTACTTCGAGTAGTATTAGAAGGTTCTCTTACTGGTTTGGGCATCGGGTTTGCCGAGGAATTATTATTCCGAGGCTGGTTGCTGGATGAGTTACAGCGCGATTACACTCCTCGTGTGGCACTTTGGGCAGATGCGATTATTTTTGCGGCATTGCACTTTATTAAACCTTTGGAAGCAATTATTCGCACACTGCCCCAATTTCCAGCTTTGGTAATACTGGGTTTGACGCAGGTATGGGCAAAGCGTTGGAGAAGAGGACGCTTGGGATTACCCATTGGTTTGCATGGTGGTATAGTTTGGGGATATTACATTATTAACATTGGGGAATTAACTGAATATACTGGTCGGGTTCCTGATTGGGTGACTGGGATAGATAAGAATCCTTTGATGGGGGTGATGGGGTGGTTGTTGATGGGTGTGATGGCATTGTGGATGAGGAGTAAACAGTTAAAAATTAAAAATTAA